Within the Dolichospermum compactum NIES-806 genome, the region TAAAATATAATTGTGATAATGGCTATCACTACAAATTAATTATCATAAACACAAATTTTGTCATACTATAAACATATAGCAACCTAGCTAGATAAAACAAACTGAACTAAAACGAGTCCTTTTTACTCAAGATATCCGTTTTCGCGTATTAGCTGAAACTTGGCAAATAGAAGGAAAAAAATTTTCAGGATTAATTTTTGGACATCAATTAGGTGGCACAATTGGTCAATTTGTTAAAGATTAAGAATTTATTGCTCAGGCTTCTGAAATTGACGAATGGATGAATGTAGTTGAATATATTCCTTTCAAATAATCTAATATCCCGCTTTCCGCACTTCATTTTGTAATACGCGAATATTTCCATAATTTTATTTTTTATCGTTTAATAAAACACATATTTTATCCATCATTTTAGGTATTAATATTGAACAATTTAACCCTTGTTAGGAATAATTCTTGAAAAGATGGATACTACATTGTGAAGTGCGGAATATGGGTAATATGAAGAAAAATATCATGAATTATCACATAATCATTAACTTTATTGATAAAAATAGAGCATAAATTGAAATTTAATAATCATTAATAACTGATGATTGGCCATAGTTCATTTTACAACTATCTCCAATCACCAATCACCAAATTAAGTCAACGCTTCTGCACCACCGACAACTTCCAGAAGTTCCTGAGTAATTGCGGCTTGACGGGCTTTGTTGTAAGACAAAGAAAGACTTTTAATCAACTCACCGGCGTTTTCGCTGGCGTTACTCATTGCTGTCATCCGTGCGGCTAATTCACTAGCTGCTGATTCTTGTAATGCTCTTAGTAGCTGATTGCTCAGATATAATGGCAACAAAGAATCCAGAATTTGCACTGGATCTTGTTCAAAAATCATGTCACTAGGTAAAGCCGTAACTGTACTAGTTACCTTTTCCCGTTCTACTTGGAATTGACCACCACGAGTAGTTAAACGGAAAACTTCATCATCCGCTGCTTCTAAACCTTGGGTATCCAAAGGTAGAAGGGTTTGGATTACGGGACGGGAACTAACTAAGGAGACAAATTTTGTATAAACTAGCTCAATCCGGTCTACTTTTTCCGAAAGGAATAGAGAAAGTAGTTCATCAGCAATATTTGTAGCTTCTGCGGCGGTAGGAATTTGTTCTAAACCGCTGTAGGTAGCATCAATAGGTTGATTCCGGCGTTGGAAGTATTGAGTAGCTTTGCGACCAACCAATACATAAGTATAGTTTACGCCTTCAGCTTGCAGTTCCTTGGCACGATTTTCGGCACGGCGGATGACGTTACCATTGTAACCACCACACAAACCCCTGTCGCCAGAAATTACCAACAAACCTACTGTTTTAACTTCACGTTTTTTGAGTAGGGGGAGGTTGACATCTTCAAACCGCAGTCTGGTTTGCAAGCCATACAATACTTGCGCCAAACGGTCCGCAAAAGGACGGGTAGCAATGACCTGTTCTTGAGCCCGACGGACTCTCGCCGCTGCTACCAGCCGCATGGCTTCTGTAATTTTCTTGGTGTTTTTGACCGACTGAATGCGATCGCGTATTGATTTGAGATTAGCCATAATCCGATTTTAGATTTTAGATTTTAGATTTTAGATTCGGAATTTCGGATTTTAGATGAGGCTCATCTTTAAATAAACATCAAATCCCTGTATCTGAGGGGTTGATATCTAAATTTTTGGACAAGTCTATTTAATCCAAAATCCAAAATCCAAAATCCAAAATTGTTACGCTGCTGCTTGGAAGGTCTTTTTGAACTCAGTGAGGGCTGCTTTCAAAGCAGTTTCTTCTGCATCACCAAGGGCTTTGCTACCTTGTACGCCTTGGAAGTATGTAGTGTTAACATTCTTCAAGTAGCCACGTAGACCTAGAGCAAAGCTAGTTACTTGGTTAACGGCAATGTCATCTAAATAACCGTTAATACCAGCGTAAAGAACCGCTACTTGTTCAGCTACGGAGAGAGGATCGTTTTGGGGTTGTTTTAAGAGTTCCCGTAAACGCACACCACGCGCCAACTGATCTTGGGTGGCTTTATCTAAATCGGAAGCGAATTGCGCGAAAGCTTGTAAGTCGTCAAACTGAGCCAATTCTAATTTAATCTTACCGGCAACTTTCTTCATTGCCTTGGTTTGTGCCGCAGAACCTACACGGGATACCGAGATACCGGGGTTTACAGCGGGACGGATACCAGAGTTAAACAAGTCAGAAGACAAGAAAATCTGACCGTCGGTAATGGAGATTACGTTGGTAGGAATGTATGCGGATACGTCACCAGCTTGGGTTTCAATGATTGGTAGAGCAGTCATACTGCCTTTACCTAATTCATCGCTGAGTTTAGCAGCACGTTCCAACAAGCGGGAGTGAATGTAGAATACGTCTCCAGGATACGCTTCCCGACCGGGTGGACGACGCAGGAGCAAGGACATTTGGCGATAAGCCTGAGCTTGCTTGGAAAGGTCATCATAGATGATTAAGGTCGCTTTGCCTTTGTACATGAAATACTCAGCAATACTAGCGCCTGTGTAGGGAGCGAGGAATTGCAAGGTAGCTGGGTCACTGGCGTTAGCGGCGACAACTACTGTATAGTCCATCGCACCTTTTTCTTGTAAGGTTTGGACTACGTTAGCAACGGTGGAAGCTTTTTGACCGATAGCTACGTAAACGCAAACTACATCTTCACCTTTTTGGTTGATGATGGTGTCAATAGCGATCGCTGTCTTACCAGTTTGACGGTCACCAATGATTAATTCCCGTTGACCACGGCCTACAGGAATCATGGAGTCAATAGCGGTAATCCCTGTTTGCATCGGTTCGTGTACAGACCGACGAGCAATAATACCAGGTGCTGGGGATTCAATTAACCGAGTTTCGGTAGTCTTAGGATCACCTTTACCATCAATAGGACGACCCAAAGCATCGACAACGCGACCAATGAGAGCATCGCCTACGCCTACTTGGGCAATTCTACCAGTAGCGGTTACAGAGCTACCTTCTTGAATGCTCCGACCTTCGCCCATCAATACCGCACCAACGTTATCTTCTTCTAAGTTTTGGGCGATACCAATTGTACCATCTTCAAATTCCAGGAGTTCCCCAGCCATAGCTTTTTCCAAGCCATAAATCCGGGCAATACCGTCACCTACTTGTAGCACTGTCCCAACGTTAGCAACTTTAACCTCTTGGTCATATTGCTCGATTTGTTGTTGGATGATGCTGCTGATTTCGTCAGGTCTAATGGAAATACTCATTTGTCAGTTGTCAGTTGTTAGTTGTTAGTTGTCCGTTGTCAGTTGTCAGCTGTTTTTTATGAGCTATTGACCAATGACTACTGACATTTATTCAGAACTTTCTAGTTACTGCTTAAACGTAGGGAAAGACGACGTAGTTGACCACGCAAACTAGCGTCAATTACTTGAGAACCAACTTTGATAATTACACCACCAATTAAATCGCTGTCTATTTTGGTGGCTAATTCCACTTGACGAGCTTTGGTCAGAGTAATTACCT harbors:
- a CDS encoding F0F1 ATP synthase subunit gamma; this translates as MANLKSIRDRIQSVKNTKKITEAMRLVAAARVRRAQEQVIATRPFADRLAQVLYGLQTRLRFEDVNLPLLKKREVKTVGLLVISGDRGLCGGYNGNVIRRAENRAKELQAEGVNYTYVLVGRKATQYFQRRNQPIDATYSGLEQIPTAAEATNIADELLSLFLSEKVDRIELVYTKFVSLVSSRPVIQTLLPLDTQGLEAADDEVFRLTTRGGQFQVEREKVTSTVTALPSDMIFEQDPVQILDSLLPLYLSNQLLRALQESAASELAARMTAMSNASENAGELIKSLSLSYNKARQAAITQELLEVVGGAEALT
- the atpA gene encoding F0F1 ATP synthase subunit alpha gives rise to the protein MSISIRPDEISSIIQQQIEQYDQEVKVANVGTVLQVGDGIARIYGLEKAMAGELLEFEDGTIGIAQNLEEDNVGAVLMGEGRSIQEGSSVTATGRIAQVGVGDALIGRVVDALGRPIDGKGDPKTTETRLIESPAPGIIARRSVHEPMQTGITAIDSMIPVGRGQRELIIGDRQTGKTAIAIDTIINQKGEDVVCVYVAIGQKASTVANVVQTLQEKGAMDYTVVVAANASDPATLQFLAPYTGASIAEYFMYKGKATLIIYDDLSKQAQAYRQMSLLLRRPPGREAYPGDVFYIHSRLLERAAKLSDELGKGSMTALPIIETQAGDVSAYIPTNVISITDGQIFLSSDLFNSGIRPAVNPGISVSRVGSAAQTKAMKKVAGKIKLELAQFDDLQAFAQFASDLDKATQDQLARGVRLRELLKQPQNDPLSVAEQVAVLYAGINGYLDDIAVNQVTSFALGLRGYLKNVNTTYFQGVQGSKALGDAEETALKAALTEFKKTFQAAA